A genome region from Pygocentrus nattereri isolate fPygNat1 chromosome 10, fPygNat1.pri, whole genome shotgun sequence includes the following:
- the LOC108428607 gene encoding transmembrane protein 179, translated as MAKDNFIFAQCILYFLAFVFGFIAVVPLSENTEDFRGKCLLFTRGMWQNENITVSKQRFIIEEWGPQSSCSFITFVGIASLVLSAVQAWRLLFFICKGHDDSIFNAFLNLLISSFVVFAVFLSSTIVSVGFNLWCDAITEGGSMPSSCEDLQDTDLELGLDNSAFYDQFAIAQFGLWAAWLTWLGITVMAFLKVYHNYRQEDMLDSLIHEKEFLLGRSSRRSSDVVDKKSGMI; from the exons ATGGCTAAAGACAATTTCATCTTCGCGCAGTGCATCTTATATTTTTTGGCGTTTGTCTTTGGCTTTATCGCGGTCGTGCCTCTCTCGGAGAATACGGAGGATTTCCGAGGAAAATGTCTCCTTTTCACGCGAGGTATGTGGCAGAACGAGAACATCACGGTGTCCAAGCAGCGGTTTATAATAGAGGAGTGGGGACCTCAGTCTTCGTGCAGCTTCATCACTTTTGTGGGCATCGCCTCTCTCGTCTTGTCCGCGGTGCAAGCCTGGAGGCTCCTCTTCTTCATTTGCAAAGGCCACGACGA CTCCATCTTTAATGCCTTCCTGAACCTGCTGATCAGCTCGTTCGTGGTGTTTGCTGTGTTCCTGTCCAGCACCATAGTGAGTGTGGGCTTCAACCTGTGGTGTGATGCCATTACTGAGGGGGGAAGCATGCCCAGCAG CTGTGAGGACCTACAGGACACTGATCTGGAGCTAGGGTTGGACAACTCTGCATTCTATGACCAGTTTGCAATTGCACAA TTTGGGCTGTGGGCTGCTTGGTTGACCTGGTTGGGCATCACAGTCATGGCCTTCTTGAAGGTCTACCATAACTACAGGCAAGAGGACATGCTGGACAGCCTGATCCATGAGAAAGAGTTCCTGTTGGGCCGCTCCTCACGCCGCTCCTCCGATGTGGTTGATAAGAAAAGTGGCATGATCTGA